From one Mycobacterium colombiense CECT 3035 genomic stretch:
- a CDS encoding MaoC family dehydratase, whose translation MKVINGIDDAIAMVGQELGVSEWKEIDQKRIDAFAEVTEDLQWIHIDVDRASAESPYGTTIAHGFLTLSLIPVLSTQTYSVVNRKMGINYGLNKVRFLAPVTAGSRVRDRCEVIDTKRAAENIVDMTVRHTIELEGSEKPAAVAEVVTRLVF comes from the coding sequence GTGAAGGTGATCAACGGCATCGACGATGCGATCGCCATGGTCGGTCAAGAGCTGGGCGTCAGCGAATGGAAGGAAATCGACCAGAAGCGCATCGACGCATTCGCCGAGGTCACCGAGGACCTGCAATGGATTCATATCGACGTCGACCGGGCCAGCGCCGAAAGCCCCTATGGCACGACCATTGCGCACGGATTTCTCACCTTGTCGCTGATACCCGTCCTGAGCACACAGACCTACTCCGTCGTCAACCGCAAGATGGGCATCAACTACGGCCTGAACAAAGTTCGGTTCCTGGCACCGGTTACGGCGGGATCGCGCGTCCGGGACCGCTGCGAGGTGATCGATACGAAACGGGCAGCTGAGAACATCGTGGATATGACGGTCCGCCATACCATCGAGTTAGAAGGTTCCGAAAAGCCCGCCGCGGTCGCCGAAGTGGTCACCCGATTGGTCTTCTGA
- a CDS encoding thiolase family protein: protein MGNQPEVAIIGVGIHPFGRYADRSALEMGAVAVSRALRDAGVDWDKIGSLYAGSLEIANPEAVTGLVGMTGVPARSALTGCATGNTLLTLAARDIQLGESELAVAVGLDKHPRGSFGADPANAGLPQWYGDQGMFLTTHFFGHKITRYMHDHGISERTLARTAAKNFANGARAPHAWRRKPISVDEILASPTVNAPLRQYMYCNPNEGAAAAVLCRAEVAKRYTDTPIYLRASGFRSRRDGAFELLRTSIELPLVEGTTARAAAAAYESAGIGPEDIDVAQLQDTDAGSEIIHLAETGLCKDGEQEALLADGATEIGGRIPVNTDGGLIANGEPVGASGLRQVYELVHQLRGTAGDRQVPNGPRVALAQLYGSPGSAAVAILSR from the coding sequence ATGGGTAACCAACCAGAAGTCGCCATCATCGGAGTCGGGATTCACCCGTTTGGCCGTTACGCCGACCGGTCCGCTCTGGAAATGGGTGCCGTTGCGGTGTCCAGAGCGCTCCGCGATGCGGGTGTTGATTGGGACAAGATCGGGAGCCTCTACGCGGGCAGTCTCGAAATCGCGAACCCGGAAGCGGTCACGGGCCTCGTCGGCATGACGGGCGTGCCCGCGCGCTCGGCCCTAACTGGCTGCGCCACCGGCAATACGTTGTTGACCCTCGCTGCTCGCGACATTCAACTAGGTGAGTCCGAACTGGCGGTGGCGGTCGGGCTGGACAAGCATCCACGGGGTTCGTTCGGTGCAGACCCGGCGAACGCGGGACTGCCGCAATGGTACGGCGACCAGGGAATGTTCCTCACCACCCACTTTTTCGGTCACAAAATCACCCGGTACATGCATGACCACGGCATCAGCGAGCGAACCTTGGCCAGGACCGCAGCGAAAAACTTCGCAAACGGTGCGCGCGCGCCGCACGCTTGGCGCCGCAAGCCGATAAGTGTCGATGAGATTCTGGCCTCGCCGACGGTCAATGCGCCGCTACGGCAATACATGTACTGCAACCCGAACGAAGGCGCTGCAGCTGCCGTGCTGTGCCGCGCCGAAGTGGCGAAGCGTTACACCGATACACCGATTTACTTGCGCGCCAGCGGATTCCGGAGTCGTCGCGACGGGGCATTCGAGCTGCTTAGGACATCGATCGAGCTACCGCTGGTCGAAGGCACAACCGCTCGGGCCGCGGCCGCGGCTTACGAATCGGCGGGCATCGGCCCCGAGGACATCGACGTCGCGCAACTGCAGGACACCGACGCCGGCTCAGAGATCATCCATCTGGCTGAGACCGGGCTGTGCAAGGACGGTGAGCAGGAGGCGCTGCTTGCCGATGGCGCCACCGAAATAGGCGGCCGCATCCCGGTGAACACTGATGGTGGCCTCATCGCAAATGGCGAGCCGGTTGGCGCGTCCGGGCTGCGACAAGTCTATGAGCTAGTCCACCAGTTGCGGGGCACCGCGGGCGACCGCCAAGTCCCGAACGGGCCCCGGGTGGCGTTGGCGCAACTGTACGGATCACCGGGAAGCGCGGCGGTTGCGATCTTGAGCCGATGA
- a CDS encoding acyl-CoA dehydrogenase family protein has protein sequence MSALSLDERQELGQAVRAACARLCSEERVRRVAYECGGFDAELWTVLCGQVGVGAIGMPEDLGGAGFGASALAIVAHELGRTLAPVPFLASAVLATGLLVEAGASPARLEQLAEGKRVAAAVITGDGGFSARPGATFEARQRSGEWRIDGKARHVLHGTAADDLVVVAMVDGKRAIFLIDTSAAGVVIEPEEVLDSTRPMASIALCDVAAEELTANGPVDGLIDRCLRRALAVLSAEQVGACERILEIATEYARTREQFGRPIGSFQAIKHRCADMLVELEFARSASQAAVEWADGGGDDSWRVSMAKAVCSEVLRNAAHSNMQIHGGIGFTWEGSAGLYMKRARTDEVLFGLPGEHWDRVATEAKLF, from the coding sequence ATGAGCGCATTGTCGCTCGACGAGCGCCAAGAACTCGGCCAGGCGGTGCGTGCTGCGTGCGCGCGATTGTGCTCCGAGGAGCGGGTGCGCCGAGTGGCGTATGAATGCGGCGGGTTCGACGCGGAGCTGTGGACGGTGTTGTGCGGGCAGGTCGGTGTTGGGGCCATCGGCATGCCGGAAGATCTGGGCGGCGCGGGTTTCGGCGCGTCGGCGCTGGCAATTGTGGCGCATGAGCTCGGCCGGACGCTGGCGCCCGTTCCGTTTCTGGCATCCGCGGTGCTGGCCACGGGATTGCTCGTCGAGGCGGGTGCATCGCCGGCGCGGTTAGAACAGCTTGCCGAGGGTAAGCGCGTGGCGGCTGCCGTGATCACGGGTGACGGTGGATTCTCGGCTCGACCTGGGGCGACATTCGAGGCACGCCAACGGTCCGGCGAATGGCGAATCGACGGCAAGGCACGTCATGTTCTGCATGGCACGGCCGCGGACGATCTGGTGGTCGTTGCAATGGTCGACGGGAAACGGGCGATCTTTTTGATCGATACCAGCGCAGCCGGCGTGGTAATCGAGCCCGAGGAGGTCTTGGACTCGACCCGCCCAATGGCATCAATAGCGTTGTGTGATGTAGCCGCCGAAGAACTCACCGCCAACGGGCCAGTGGACGGCTTAATCGACCGGTGCCTGCGCCGCGCGCTCGCCGTGCTGTCAGCCGAACAGGTGGGCGCGTGTGAACGCATCCTCGAGATCGCCACCGAATATGCAAGGACGCGAGAGCAATTCGGGCGTCCTATTGGTTCGTTCCAAGCGATCAAGCATCGCTGTGCTGACATGCTGGTCGAACTCGAATTCGCCCGTTCGGCCTCGCAGGCGGCCGTCGAATGGGCGGATGGCGGTGGGGACGATTCCTGGCGGGTAAGTATGGCCAAGGCCGTGTGCTCCGAGGTGTTGCGCAACGCCGCGCATTCCAACATGCAGATTCACGGCGGCATCGGCTTCACCTGGGAAGGCTCCGCGGGCCTCTACATGAAGCGCGCGCGGACCGACGAGGTTTTGTTTGGGTTGCCGGGCGAACATTGGGATCGGGTAGCGACCGAAGCCAAGCTCTTTTAA
- a CDS encoding acetyl-CoA hydrolase/transferase C-terminal domain-containing protein translates to MTVVLGDGAGAVNRLDDGTLVATALSEAARAVGSVRLVLGWLPQPLHGLDPDAFSQIIVLMPSGGARNVLHHTASRFIPTRLAAIPALLGGPLRPDLLVTRLAVDGGLRFATEVSYQSGLIRAGIPVLAVAASNTPVASAEDPIDDSQVEIIGTTSESPAVVHREPDAVHEALADAVLRFVPAGARLQYGPGPLGTALLRRATVPLRIDTGLLTDAVIELDRHGLLIGEPSATYLVGTDELYDWADRRRILRGIDYTHDLTRLSRGEPFIAINTAVEIDPFGQVNVEGAGGKVIGGIGGHPDYCAAARISHGGLSIIAVPTRTNGRSPLVEQLSRPASTPAHDVDLIVTEAGHADLRDADYSQRRKLITELFCASREMPA, encoded by the coding sequence ATGACCGTCGTCCTGGGCGATGGGGCCGGAGCCGTCAACCGACTCGATGACGGCACGCTGGTCGCAACTGCGCTGAGCGAAGCCGCGCGCGCGGTGGGCTCCGTTCGCCTCGTCCTGGGGTGGTTGCCGCAGCCGCTTCATGGCCTGGACCCGGACGCCTTCAGCCAAATAATCGTGCTCATGCCAAGCGGTGGTGCCCGTAATGTATTGCACCACACGGCATCTCGGTTTATACCTACGCGCCTGGCCGCGATACCGGCACTACTGGGTGGGCCGCTGCGTCCAGACCTCCTTGTCACCCGGCTGGCTGTCGATGGCGGCTTACGGTTCGCTACCGAGGTCTCCTACCAGAGCGGCCTCATCCGGGCGGGCATTCCCGTCCTCGCCGTGGCCGCCAGCAACACACCGGTGGCCAGCGCCGAAGACCCGATCGACGACAGCCAAGTCGAAATCATCGGAACAACTAGCGAATCGCCCGCGGTCGTGCACCGCGAACCCGACGCGGTGCACGAAGCGCTGGCCGATGCGGTACTGCGGTTCGTGCCCGCCGGGGCTCGACTGCAGTACGGGCCAGGACCGCTCGGCACGGCCCTGCTGCGGCGGGCCACCGTACCGCTGCGCATAGACACCGGTCTGCTCACCGACGCGGTCATCGAACTCGACCGGCACGGGCTGCTCATCGGAGAGCCCTCAGCGACATACCTGGTGGGCACGGACGAGCTCTACGACTGGGCGGACCGCCGGCGCATTCTTCGCGGCATTGATTACACCCACGACCTCACGCGACTATCTCGCGGGGAACCGTTCATCGCCATCAACACCGCGGTCGAGATCGATCCATTCGGACAGGTCAACGTCGAAGGGGCCGGTGGGAAGGTCATCGGCGGCATCGGCGGACATCCCGACTACTGCGCGGCAGCGCGAATCAGCCACGGCGGATTGTCCATCATCGCGGTGCCGACACGCACCAACGGGCGATCGCCGCTGGTCGAACAACTCAGCCGACCGGCCTCAACACCCGCCCATGACGTCGACCTCATCGTGACTGAGGCCGGCCACGCCGACTTGCGCGACGCCGACTACTCGCAGCGCCGAAAGCTCATCACCGAACTGTTCTGCGCCTCAAGGGAGATGCCAGCATGA
- a CDS encoding SDR family NAD(P)-dependent oxidoreductase: protein MSPLDGRVVLVTGGGRGLGRAHCLELAAQGAAVIVNDPGVGRDGSGGGDGPAAAVVAEIEQEGGKAVAHTGSVASWDDAADMVQTAVSTFGTLTGVVNNAGIVRDAMISQATEADWDGVIAVHLKGTFAVTKHACDYWRGQAKGGSAVDARIVNTVSGSGLWGNISQSAYGAAKAAIANLTVVSAMEMRRYGVTANAISPLAATRMSAEVFADRAGDPALEPARSSAVVAWLQSAESSWLTGQILRINGHTLSRIEGFTESDHCYRAKDGMNLAFSEVGQAVSWLWGASPRGLAGPLPTA from the coding sequence ATGAGTCCACTCGACGGCCGCGTCGTTCTGGTCACTGGAGGTGGGCGGGGTCTTGGCCGCGCCCACTGCCTGGAGTTGGCCGCACAGGGCGCCGCCGTGATAGTTAACGACCCCGGCGTAGGCCGCGACGGCAGTGGCGGCGGTGACGGACCGGCCGCCGCAGTTGTCGCCGAGATTGAGCAGGAAGGAGGCAAGGCCGTCGCCCATACCGGCTCGGTCGCTTCATGGGACGACGCAGCCGATATGGTTCAGACCGCGGTGTCGACGTTCGGCACCTTAACCGGAGTCGTCAACAACGCCGGGATCGTCCGCGACGCGATGATCAGCCAGGCAACCGAGGCCGACTGGGACGGCGTCATCGCGGTGCACCTGAAGGGCACATTCGCGGTAACCAAGCACGCCTGCGACTATTGGCGCGGGCAAGCCAAGGGCGGAAGTGCGGTGGACGCGCGGATCGTCAACACCGTTTCGGGCTCGGGACTGTGGGGCAACATCAGCCAGAGCGCGTACGGTGCGGCCAAGGCGGCGATCGCCAATCTCACCGTGGTGTCGGCCATGGAAATGCGGCGCTATGGCGTGACAGCCAACGCGATTTCCCCACTGGCCGCCACACGGATGAGTGCTGAGGTGTTCGCCGACCGGGCCGGCGACCCGGCACTGGAGCCCGCGCGCAGCTCGGCTGTGGTGGCCTGGCTGCAATCGGCCGAATCGTCGTGGCTCACCGGGCAGATTCTTCGGATCAATGGCCATACGCTCAGCCGGATCGAAGGCTTCACCGAATCCGACCACTGCTACCGCGCCAAGGACGGAATGAATCTGGCTTTCTCAGAAGTCGGTCAAGCGGTCAGCTGGCTGTGGGGGGCCTCCCCGCGCGGGTTGGCGGGCCCTCTACCTACAGCATGA
- a CDS encoding Zn-ribbon domain-containing OB-fold protein — translation MSALIAQDLFRVEGERAVLLGSRRTSVGVVKFPAERPELFDARPEIQRDIVPVELSTTGTLFTYTTQEFAPPLPYRGDRSPEHFQPYIVGYIELPEGLLVETLIVGVNAGDLRIGQPMRSTTTTVRFTDGQDYLTYAFTPA, via the coding sequence ATGAGTGCACTGATTGCGCAGGACTTGTTCCGGGTGGAGGGCGAACGGGCCGTGTTGCTCGGGTCCCGACGAACATCCGTTGGCGTGGTGAAGTTTCCCGCGGAGAGACCCGAGTTGTTCGATGCCAGGCCGGAAATACAGCGAGACATCGTTCCAGTCGAGTTGTCGACAACGGGAACCCTTTTCACGTATACGACGCAAGAGTTCGCGCCGCCTCTCCCCTACCGGGGCGACCGTTCGCCGGAGCATTTTCAGCCCTACATCGTCGGGTACATCGAGCTGCCGGAAGGACTACTCGTCGAGACGCTTATCGTCGGGGTCAACGCGGGTGATCTGCGGATCGGTCAACCGATGCGCTCCACCACCACCACGGTGCGATTCACCGACGGGCAGGACTACCTGACGTACGCGTTCACGCCGGCGTAA
- a CDS encoding acyl-CoA dehydrogenase family protein, producing MDLRTVARDDLGELRRQIRTFLENAPRPARLRNYGATPTSADIEAGRKWHRYLADRGCTCLHWPREYGGAAAPVALQAVFAEECAYADVPRQVSITGPDLVGPVLIQFGTESQKRQFLEPIRDGDHVWCQLFSEPGAGSDLAAVKTRATRIDTGWRIDGQKVWSSGAAFADYGLLLARSASDKHRGLSMFIIDMKSPGVTVRPLRQIDGESKFNEVFFDGAEVQDDALIGQVGQGWTIALATLGRERLTLGSQAVGMFRTHQRMVQAARDRDMLNPVLARSLTKLWARMWLLRYTWQRAIGDGNLASSAFSVLKLMTSETDRDLGDLATEVLGTDACVDPGDDELVQHMLVGHAQTILGGTSEIQRNILGERLLGLPKEPR from the coding sequence ATGGACCTGCGGACCGTTGCCCGCGACGACCTCGGCGAGCTACGACGCCAAATCCGCACGTTTCTCGAAAACGCACCCAGGCCCGCACGCCTGCGCAACTACGGAGCGACGCCGACCTCGGCCGACATCGAAGCGGGTCGGAAGTGGCATCGATATCTCGCCGACCGTGGATGCACGTGCTTGCACTGGCCGCGCGAATATGGCGGTGCTGCGGCACCTGTCGCACTGCAGGCAGTGTTCGCAGAGGAGTGCGCCTACGCCGACGTCCCTCGGCAGGTGAGTATCACCGGGCCCGATCTGGTTGGCCCCGTGTTGATCCAGTTCGGGACCGAATCCCAGAAGCGACAGTTCTTGGAGCCGATTCGCGACGGTGACCACGTGTGGTGTCAACTGTTCTCCGAGCCTGGAGCAGGCTCCGATCTCGCCGCCGTGAAGACCCGCGCCACGAGGATCGATACCGGCTGGCGCATCGACGGACAAAAGGTCTGGTCTTCTGGAGCGGCTTTCGCCGACTACGGACTTCTCTTGGCACGCAGTGCATCCGATAAGCACCGCGGTTTGTCGATGTTCATCATCGACATGAAGAGTCCCGGCGTCACTGTGCGGCCGCTGCGCCAGATCGATGGCGAGAGCAAGTTCAACGAGGTGTTTTTTGACGGGGCCGAAGTGCAGGACGATGCGCTGATCGGTCAAGTCGGTCAGGGCTGGACCATCGCACTGGCGACGCTCGGTCGGGAGCGCTTGACGCTTGGATCGCAGGCGGTCGGCATGTTCCGCACACACCAACGAATGGTCCAGGCCGCCCGTGACCGGGACATGCTGAATCCGGTGCTGGCGCGGTCATTGACCAAGCTATGGGCCCGGATGTGGCTGCTGCGGTACACGTGGCAGCGCGCTATCGGTGACGGAAACCTCGCATCATCTGCCTTCTCGGTGCTCAAATTGATGACCTCAGAGACCGATCGGGATCTTGGGGATCTGGCAACCGAGGTCCTAGGCACTGACGCATGTGTTGATCCCGGCGATGACGAACTCGTTCAACACATGCTGGTCGGTCACGCGCAGACGATCCTCGGTGGCACAAGCGAGATTCAACGCAACATCCTAGGTGAAAGACTGCTCGGCCTGCCGAAAGAACCCCGGTGA
- a CDS encoding nuclear transport factor 2 family protein, with protein sequence MLIPEPTAATAADMMAIQQLAVGYAEAISRGDIDEAVQVYAPDGVLASPTTEDAVGHSAIAAVLRRTTGDLELVFQTVHLGLVYVDGDHAAARFPITEWARRRGDQRPIQFLGLYEDDAVRLTEGWRFSRRLLVPRTLGRPDGLSGRIVPYDGLRPPSAFGAP encoded by the coding sequence ATGCTGATTCCTGAACCGACGGCAGCAACCGCCGCAGATATGATGGCCATCCAGCAGTTGGCTGTCGGCTATGCAGAGGCCATCTCCCGCGGCGACATCGACGAAGCCGTACAGGTCTACGCGCCAGACGGGGTCTTGGCCTCGCCCACAACCGAAGACGCGGTCGGACACAGCGCGATCGCCGCGGTACTGAGAAGGACAACCGGTGATCTCGAACTGGTCTTTCAGACCGTCCATCTCGGACTGGTGTATGTCGACGGCGACCACGCGGCCGCCCGGTTCCCCATCACCGAGTGGGCCCGGCGGCGCGGCGACCAACGCCCCATTCAATTTCTCGGACTCTACGAGGATGATGCGGTACGGCTCACCGAGGGATGGCGATTCAGCCGCCGCCTGTTGGTGCCGCGAACTCTGGGCAGGCCGGACGGGCTGTCTGGCCGGATCGTCCCATACGACGGGCTGCGGCCGCCGAGCGCGTTCGGCGCGCCTTAG